The Brassica rapa cultivar Chiifu-401-42 unplaced genomic scaffold, CAAS_Brap_v3.01 Scaffold0791, whole genome shotgun sequence genome includes the window ttgagccagacttcatctaggccggtcgcacctagattctatccggatggacagattggtcttcgggacgatccggactgttagtgtgttctgtttatctattctggactgtctatctagttctaagtcaaggggtggttggttgtatgacttaggattcggtaggcaggttcatatctttttataagtatattgtctgagGTTTTCGGACATTATCTAAGAAGTAAGGAGTCAATGGTAATTGGGAACCTCCTTTGGTTCGTTTCCGCTTCTTCCAATTTCTCCCCTTCTTTCCCATAGACTTGTGTAATCTCACGCTGGACTTCCTGGCAACATCTGAGAAGTGAGGAATCAATGATATCTGAGAACCTTTATTgattctctttttcttcttccagttcctccacttccttcccccagacttgtctgaatgcGTGGTGGTATctccataaaaaatatttccacaCAATTCATACTCATTATGCTCTGATTCGCgtctggtgtcgatcgatgatatctgatcggtatcgatcgatggtgaAGTGTTAGTGTCGATCAATTCCGATTTGCTGATGTCGTCCGATGGTGCTTCTGCTGGGCCTGCATCTACTTCGTCTCTAAATCGCAGCCCTCTATGAGAAACTTCTACATGATGTTGATCATTCAATACCTCAAAGTAAGAACTTAGAGACACACCTTTACCTGGTGGGATAGGAGATTCAACTTCAAACACTGCACATGGAACCATAATCTTCACAGGATCATGTatcctcttcactcttttgCAAATCCCAACAGCTTCTTCTGCGCATATAGGTGGTCTTAGATGTTCGGAGACAGCAAGGTGTGAGGCTCCAGACGTGTGTTCTTTTCTTCCAACCAGTTCTGGTTCAATCATGTATCCTGATAGTTCATCCAAacatgggtgtcgatcgatgcaatcGGGTGGGTATCGAGTGATACAGTCGGGTATATGTTGATCGATGTTAGACGGAGATTGTAGATCGATATCGTAgggtgggtgtcgatcgatctcATCAGATTTATGTCGGTCGATGTCGTCAGCCTTTAAGGAATTTTCCAGACCTTTTCCCGAAGTGTACTGATCATCAAACTTTTGCTTCGGGTTCTGGTCTAAATCCTCAAGCCATTCCTCCAGCTCCAAGAAGTCTTCCATAGTTACTTCTTCACTCGAATCCAAATCTCCAAGCTGTAGCCCATCCTCTAACTCCAAGAATTCTTCTAGTTCCAAGAAATCTTCCATGgtgatttctttttctactttttggtCAGGATAGCGACTTGATACATCGATGCTCTTCAGTGTCGAGTCTGCAATGTCCTGAGGACAACTCGATTTTTCAGGGATTTCAAgtggtatcgatcgacaacaggAGTTTGTGTCGATCGACGTTTGAAGGCTgggtcgatcgatgttgaaaagctagtatcgatcgatgttacggTTGGGatgtcgatcgattctgagcTCATGTCACTAATATCGACTTCTTCTATTCTGCTCAGCTCTCCAGACACATGTTGTTCATCATCTTCCACCATATATTCTATCATAAATCTCATCTCAATCTCTAGACTTGCTGCAGCATCATAGAGAAACTTGTTGACGAAAGCGTTTGCAATGTCATTCCAAGCATTGAGAGATCCTGGTGGTAGCTTCTTCAACCAATGAGCTGCATCCCTAGCAAGAGAGTATGAGAATAATTTACATAAATAGTAGTCTTCAGATACTCCATTGCATTTAATGGTCGAGGCTAGATCTACAAATGTCTCCAGGTGGCTAGTGGGATCTTCATGAGGAAAACCGTGGAAAGAATGCTGACCCACAAGAGAGATATATGCAGGGTGCAGCTCAAGGACAGTATTCTGAAGTGCTGAACGACGCGATGCAGACCTTTTAGCATAGGCGTCCTCAGGACTGTTATAGTCACTAATTGCCTTCGGTCGTCCAATCCTAACATACACAGTGGAAGCATCAGGGATTGTAGAAGGTAACGATCgatgaaaaatatttgtatcgatcgtttctgaagtgcggctatcgatcgattctgagttaCTACTGTTGATCGATGCTGAAGTCGGATCTTTTGTATCAGCTTTTTCTACTTTGCTCTGCTCTCCTGATACATGATATTCATCATCCTTAACTGTATCATGGTTGACCAGCTTTTCTCTGTTCAGTTCGTCCTTCTGCTTACTCTCATCTGCATGGTGAACCTGAATGTCTGGCTGCTTGACATGAGTTGTTGGTGTTCCAATATCTCCATTCTCCTCGCTGTAGATGAAGTCAAGAATCTGACTCATACTAATCATTATTCCTTTCTCCCGATCTTTAATCATCTTGTCAAGCCTTTTACTTCGAGTTGCTACAGCCTCGCTGAAAAATTTGCCTATGAAAGCTTCTTTGATGTCTTCCCAGCAGGTTAGAGATCTTGGTTGCAGCTTACTGAACCAGCTAAAAGCATCTCCAGATAAACAATAGGGGAAGATCTTGCAGATAATGTGGTCTGCAGATATTTCATCGTGCGTGTTTGCTGAGGTTAACTCCTCAAGTCTCTTGATAAGATCTTTGGGATCCTCATGAGGAAGACCGTAAAATGGATCCTCACTTCCCCAATCATACTATTGACTTGTCAGATTAAAGGTATTCGTCTCAGCCACAGCAATTACATCAGGGATTACACTACCTTCTGCATTAATCAATTGTCCTGTGAGGCTGCAAGGACGACCTTCTTCGTCTCGCCAAATACCTTTCTTGTCGATCTTAGGTATGAGCGCTTCGACCTTTTCTGTCTCTCCGTAAGTGGTGTTCGTCATTGGAGGAACAGTGTCgcgatgaacagtgttcgggtGAATAGTGTCGCGATGAACAGTTCGGATGAACAGTGTTgggatgaacagtgttcgggtGAACAGTGTCGAGTGACGGaatatgaacagtgtcgatcgacggaagatgaatagtgtcgactgacacgggatgaacagtatcgatcgacggaagatgaatagtgtcgaccgacacgggatgaacagtgtcgatcgacggaagaagaatagtgtcgaccgacacaGGATGAACAGTGTTGATCGACGGGACATGAATAATATcgaccgacacgggatgaacagtgtcgatccaCGGGACATGAATAGTGCCGACCGACATGGAATGAACAGTGTCAATCGACGGGAGATAAATAGTGTCGCGATGAATAGTATCGCGATGAACTATACTAGGATGAATAGTATTATGATGAACAGTACCTGTATGAACAGTACCTCGGTGAATAGTATTGCGGTGAACAGTACCCCCGATGAACAGTAACATGATGAACAGTACCCGGATAAATAGTACCGCGATGAATAGTGTTTTCTGACACATGATGAATAGTGTCGTTCGATGC containing:
- the LOC117131027 gene encoding uncharacterized protein LOC117131027 → MEDFLELEEFLELEDGLQLGDLDSSEEVTMEDFLELEEWLEDLDQNPKQKFDDQYTSGKGLENSLKADDIDRHKSDEIDRHPPYDIDLQSPSNIDQHIPDCITRYPPDCIDRHPCLDELSGYMIEPELVGRKEHTSGASHLAVSEHLRPPICAEEAVGICKRVKRIHDPVKIMVPCAVFEVESPIPPGKGVSLSSYFEVLNDQHHVEVSHRGLRFRDEVDAGPAEAPSDDISKSELIDTNTSPSIDTDQISSIDTRRESEHNEYELCGNIFYGDTTTHSDKSGGRKWRNWKKKKRINKGSQISLIPHFSDVARKSSVRLHKSMGKKGRNWKKRKRTKGGSQLPLTPYFLDNVRKPQTIYL